One region of Haematobia irritans isolate KBUSLIRL unplaced genomic scaffold, ASM5000362v1 scaffold_49, whole genome shotgun sequence genomic DNA includes:
- the Mcad gene encoding medium-chain acyl-CoA dehydrogenase (The sequence of the model RefSeq protein was modified relative to this genomic sequence to represent the inferred CDS: added 18 bases not found in genome assembly) gives MSLLNRISLGSVRQIARRSYAAVSHISPSGPSFGLTEEQKQMQDIARKFSREEIIPVAAKYDKTGEYPWDIVKKAWSLGLMNNHIPQEFGGLGLDNFTTCLIAEELAYGCTGIMTALEASSLGQTPIIIAANTEQKKKYLGRLIEEPLVAAYCVTEPGAGSDVNGIKTRAEKKGDEYIINGQKMWITNGGVANWYFVLARTNPDPKAPASKAFTGFIVERDTPGLTPGRKEMNMGQRASDTRGITFEDVRVPKENVLIGEGAGFKIAMGTFDKTRAPVAAGAVGLAQRCLDEALKYSLERKTFGVPIAHHQAVQFMLADMAIGVETGRLAYRMAAWEVDQGRRNSYYASIAKCHAADMANKIASDAVQIFGGNGFNTEYPVEKLMRDAKIYQIYEGTSQIQRLIISRNMFEAAKQSSL, from the exons atttcCCTTGGCTCTGTGCGCCAAATAGCTAGACGTAGCTATGCCGCTGTATCACATATCTCTCCGTCCGGACCCTCCTTCGGTTTAACAGAggaacaaaagcaaatgcaagACATTGCACGCAAATTTTCTCGTGAAGAAATTATTCCCGTAGCTGCAAAGTATGATAAAACTGGCGAATATCCATGGGACATTGTTAAGAAAGCCTGGTCTTTGGGTCTTATGAACAATCATATTCCTCAAGAATTTGGTGGATTGGGACTAGACAATTTTACAACATGCCTAATTGCAGAAGAATTGGCATATGGTTGTACCGGTATTATGACAGCTTTGGAAGCCAGTTCATTGGGG CAAACTCCCATCATTATTGCTGCGAACACGGAGCAAAAGAAAAAGTACTTGGGGCGATTGATTGAAGAACCCCTAGTAGCAGCTTATTGTGTTACTGAGCCAGGCGCAGGATCAGATGTAAATGGCATCAAAACACGGGCAGAAAAGAAGGGTGACGAATACATTATCAACGGACAGAAAATGTGGATCACCAATGGTGGTGTCGCCAATTGGTATTTCGTCTTAGCAAGAACCAACCCAGATCCTAAAGCCCCAGCAAGTAAAGCATTCACTGGATTTATCGTTGAACGCGATACGCCtggtttgacacctggtcgcaaaGAAATGAATATGGGTCAACGTGCTTCCGATACACGTGGTATTACATTTGAAGATGTTCGCGTGCCTAAGGAAAATGTACTTATTGGCGAGGGAGCAGGTTTCAAAATCGCTATGGGCACATTTGACAAAACTCGAGCTCCTGTAGCAGCTGGTGCTGTTGGTCTAGCTCAACGTTGTTTGGATGAAGCACTTAAATATTCCTTGGAACGCAAAACATTTGGTGTACCAATTGCCCATCATCAAGCAGTCCAATTCATGTTGGCTGATATGGCCATTGGCGTCGAAACAGGCCGTCTTGCATACCGAATGGCTGCTTGGGAAGTTGATCAAGGACGTCGCAACAGCTATTATGCCTCAATTGCTAAATGCCATGCTGCCGATATGGCCAACAAAATTGCGTCTGATGCTGTGCAAATATTTGGTGGAAATGGTTTTAATACAGAATATCCAGTGGAAAAGTTGATGCGTGACGCAAAAATATATCAGATTTACGAAGGAACTTCACAAATTCAGCGCCTTATCATTTCTAGAAATATGTTTGAAGCCGCCAAACAATCATCGTTATAA